Proteins found in one Ketobacter sp. MCCC 1A13808 genomic segment:
- a CDS encoding group I truncated hemoglobin, whose amino-acid sequence MKKTIQAIMKTAILISGALLLSACQSVQNETTLYDELGGLPAIEKIVDGFIYEVGFDEQIVQHFEQTDLDRFRSKLIEQICEVSDGPCQYSGDSMLDVHANMDINESEFNRTVDLLIMSMEKHGIPQTTQNKLLSRLAPLRPDIIYH is encoded by the coding sequence ATGAAAAAAACAATTCAAGCCATTATGAAAACGGCCATCCTGATATCAGGCGCGCTGTTGTTATCCGCGTGTCAGTCGGTGCAAAATGAAACCACGCTTTATGACGAGCTGGGGGGGTTACCGGCAATCGAAAAGATTGTTGATGGTTTTATTTATGAGGTGGGCTTCGATGAGCAGATTGTGCAGCATTTTGAACAGACGGATCTGGATCGTTTTCGCAGCAAACTGATAGAACAGATATGCGAAGTCAGTGACGGCCCCTGCCAATACAGTGGTGATTCTATGCTGGATGTCCATGCCAATATGGATATCAACGAATCCGAGTTCAATCGCACAGTGGATCTACTGATCATGTCCATGGAAAAACACGGCATTCCCCAAACGACGCAGAATAAGTTGCTGTCCAGGCTGGCGCCGCTAAGGCCCGATATCATTTACCATTAG
- a CDS encoding putative bifunctional diguanylate cyclase/phosphodiesterase produces MAAKPLRARILKFVIGPLLAVTLAFGISVWVSTSHHARVQIESDLNVAESVLKQMLQSREQQLVSSAEVLTADFGFKQAAASADEATIKSALLNQGNRIGADLMALLSLQGDLIASNLDAEVVGFDTADVVERTLNHGGLTRHLYLNGKLYQVILLPVKAPVAIAVAMIGFEINQALANELKALTLQDVSFVSVGVPSITTLPAESLAGVVSHAAKSGEPIALPILVRPQFASRYFPLNDGGRDPITVYLSASVSDAFKNFDLLQLEIIAIAMVACLLALLGSAVMARNLAKPLSRLARTASDIAAGDYRKNVEIESGVTEILELSDAFNSMQIDLAEREARIVHQAHHDPLTNLINRQYIITLLRDALDGAGNDNFAVICLNILDFRVVNDTFGHVVGDQCLQQIGQRLMNLPVSNCLAARLGGDEFLVALNLDCSLERAAEYLLEALSQPYNIHSLEITLRFSMGAALAPKDSTQADELVQKASIALDMARREQLSMAIYEQQLEEEHLTRLRLLADLKTALADNDGQLQMHYQPKIFSSTMQATRFEALIRWIHPQQGFVPPDLFIPFAEQAGLIGAVTDWVVEAVVIQIAQWHQQGFNAQVAINLSAKDLSRPHLLDHINRLLVQNQLPANSLSFEITESEIMRDPEEANQLLLKFRKNGFELAIDDFGTGYSSLSQLKHMPVTELKIDKSFVLQLANLENDKIIVQSTISLAHSFNLKVVAEGVEDEASLALLRSWGCDWIQGFFISKPLPAKEVLPWVNNYSQSIDPTLQRATTQGLKKTGL; encoded by the coding sequence ATGGCAGCTAAACCGCTTCGCGCAAGAATATTAAAGTTCGTTATCGGGCCACTGCTCGCGGTGACGCTGGCGTTTGGGATTTCAGTTTGGGTGTCAACGTCCCACCATGCGCGGGTTCAGATTGAAAGCGATCTGAATGTTGCTGAAAGTGTACTGAAACAGATGTTGCAAAGTCGCGAGCAGCAACTGGTTTCGTCTGCCGAAGTGTTAACCGCGGATTTCGGGTTTAAACAGGCTGCTGCCAGCGCGGATGAGGCCACGATAAAAAGCGCCTTGTTGAACCAGGGTAATCGCATTGGCGCCGACCTGATGGCGTTGTTGTCGTTGCAGGGTGACTTGATTGCATCGAATCTGGACGCCGAGGTTGTGGGTTTTGATACCGCAGATGTTGTGGAGCGCACCCTGAATCACGGCGGGCTGACGCGGCACCTTTATCTAAACGGCAAGCTATACCAGGTTATTTTGTTGCCGGTGAAAGCGCCCGTTGCGATAGCGGTTGCGATGATTGGTTTTGAAATAAACCAGGCGCTGGCAAACGAACTGAAAGCGTTGACGCTTCAGGATGTGAGCTTTGTTTCTGTCGGCGTGCCTTCCATTACGACATTGCCCGCTGAGTCGCTTGCGGGGGTAGTGAGCCATGCAGCAAAATCCGGTGAACCGATTGCATTGCCCATTTTGGTTCGTCCACAATTTGCTTCCCGGTACTTTCCCCTGAATGATGGTGGCCGGGATCCGATTACGGTTTATTTGTCTGCCTCGGTATCAGATGCCTTCAAAAATTTTGATTTGTTGCAGTTGGAGATTATTGCGATTGCCATGGTCGCCTGCCTGTTAGCACTGCTTGGGTCGGCGGTGATGGCTCGCAATCTGGCTAAACCGCTCAGCCGCCTGGCCAGAACTGCATCGGATATTGCTGCAGGTGACTATCGAAAAAATGTCGAGATAGAAAGTGGTGTAACCGAGATTTTGGAACTGTCTGATGCCTTCAATAGTATGCAGATCGATCTGGCGGAAAGGGAAGCCAGAATCGTGCATCAGGCCCATCATGACCCGCTTACGAACCTAATTAATCGTCAGTACATTATTACCCTGCTACGGGACGCGTTAGACGGGGCTGGTAACGATAATTTCGCCGTGATCTGCCTGAATATTCTGGATTTCAGGGTGGTTAATGACACCTTCGGGCATGTGGTGGGTGATCAGTGTCTGCAACAAATTGGACAGCGGTTGATGAATCTGCCGGTTTCAAATTGCCTGGCTGCGCGGCTGGGAGGCGATGAATTTCTGGTGGCGCTGAATCTGGATTGCAGTCTGGAGCGCGCAGCAGAATATTTGCTGGAAGCACTGTCGCAACCGTATAACATTCACTCGCTGGAAATCACTCTGCGTTTTTCAATGGGGGCGGCACTGGCACCCAAAGACAGCACACAAGCCGACGAACTAGTGCAGAAAGCCAGTATTGCTTTGGATATGGCGCGTCGTGAACAACTCTCAATGGCCATCTATGAGCAACAACTGGAAGAGGAACATCTAACGCGCTTGCGCTTGTTGGCCGATCTGAAAACGGCATTGGCTGATAACGATGGTCAGTTACAAATGCACTATCAGCCTAAAATATTCAGTAGTACGATGCAGGCAACGCGTTTTGAAGCGTTGATCCGCTGGATTCATCCCCAACAAGGTTTTGTGCCGCCGGATTTGTTTATTCCTTTTGCCGAACAGGCGGGTTTGATTGGTGCGGTAACCGATTGGGTGGTGGAAGCCGTGGTCATCCAGATTGCGCAATGGCACCAGCAGGGATTCAACGCGCAGGTGGCAATTAACCTGTCGGCAAAAGACTTATCGCGCCCGCATTTGCTGGACCATATTAATCGCTTGTTGGTGCAAAATCAGCTGCCCGCGAATTCACTGTCCTTCGAAATTACTGAAAGTGAAATAATGCGTGATCCGGAAGAGGCGAACCAGCTGTTATTGAAATTCCGTAAAAACGGATTTGAACTGGCAATCGATGATTTTGGTACCGGCTATTCATCGTTGTCGCAGTTAAAACACATGCCGGTAACTGAGCTGAAAATCGATAAAAGCTTTGTGTTGCAATTAGCGAATCTGGAAAACGATAAAATCATCGTGCAGTCCACCATTAGCCTGGCTCACAGCTTTAATCTGAAGGTGGTGGCAGAAGGTGTGGAAGATGAAGCCTCGTTGGCGCTTCTGCGTAGCTGGGGCTGTGATTGGATTCAGGGGTTCTTTATTAGCAAACCGCTGCCTGCAAAAGAGGTCCTGCCCTGGGTAAATAATTATTCACAGAGCATAGATCCCACTCTCCAGCGCGCAACAACGCAAGGCCTTAAAAAGACTGGTCTATAA
- a CDS encoding DUF3034 family protein: MPLPVIPAKPSILVCLCSVLCLYAGESAFAGQGKLQETAGVTQVEGSGGGGLVPWATLSGYDSRDETASAVFMSRASLDDYRLQMFGASVSLYDRVEVSLARQTFELRDIPFGQREINQQILGVKARIAGDVVYSSMPQISAGVQYKELQDDFIATAAGADDSDHGTDFYVAATKAHLGVLFGYNLVWNATLRATKANQFGLLGFGGDRNDDYEIMAEGSLAVLLSRKFALGAEYRQKPDNLSFAEEQDAYDVFVAYIPNKHFNITGAWVNLGSIAGANDQSGAYLSLTGYLW, from the coding sequence ATGCCTTTACCCGTTATCCCGGCAAAACCTTCGATTTTAGTGTGTCTGTGTTCCGTGCTATGTCTGTATGCGGGCGAATCCGCCTTTGCCGGTCAGGGCAAATTGCAGGAGACTGCCGGTGTCACGCAGGTGGAAGGCAGTGGTGGGGGAGGTTTGGTGCCCTGGGCCACGTTGAGTGGCTACGATTCCCGCGACGAAACCGCGTCCGCTGTATTTATGAGCCGGGCCAGCCTGGACGATTACCGTCTGCAAATGTTTGGCGCCAGCGTGAGCCTGTACGACCGGGTGGAAGTCAGCTTGGCGCGGCAAACGTTTGAACTGCGCGATATCCCCTTCGGCCAGCGCGAGATTAACCAACAGATATTGGGTGTGAAAGCCCGCATCGCCGGGGATGTGGTGTACTCGTCGATGCCGCAGATCAGTGCCGGAGTTCAATACAAGGAATTACAGGACGATTTTATTGCCACGGCGGCGGGTGCAGACGATAGCGATCACGGTACCGATTTTTATGTCGCCGCCACCAAGGCGCATTTGGGTGTGTTATTTGGTTATAACCTGGTATGGAATGCAACGCTACGCGCAACCAAAGCCAATCAATTCGGTTTGTTGGGCTTCGGCGGTGATCGCAATGACGATTATGAAATCATGGCTGAAGGGTCGTTGGCGGTTTTACTCAGCCGCAAGTTTGCGTTGGGGGCCGAATACCGGCAAAAGCCGGATAATCTCAGTTTTGCCGAAGAGCAAGACGCATACGATGTCTTTGTGGCTTATATTCCCAATAAACATTTCAACATTACCGGTGCCTGGGTCAACCTGGGTTCCATTGCCGGGGCGAACGATCAAAGCGGTGCCTATCTATCATTAACCGGGTATTTGTGGTGA
- a CDS encoding methylamine utilization protein, protein MPNAVIMLPDAVPAPIAPKPAVMDQVERQFRPYVLTVGRGTSVSFPNSDNIRHHVYSFSSPKVFELKLYAGKPEAPILFDRPGIVVLGCNIHDGMVGYIVVSEGAVWAQTDEQGITTLELPDEATEVRVWHPQQKGNLAALTPILVPDSLPDDRFRMPLTLRASETPESKPDAGHSFKYNRFKRYGS, encoded by the coding sequence GTGCCTAACGCTGTGATTATGTTGCCCGACGCAGTGCCTGCGCCGATTGCCCCTAAACCGGCCGTGATGGACCAGGTTGAAAGGCAATTCCGGCCCTATGTTCTGACGGTCGGCCGGGGCACGAGTGTGAGCTTTCCCAACAGCGATAATATCCGCCATCACGTGTATTCGTTTTCGTCCCCCAAGGTCTTCGAGTTAAAGCTGTATGCCGGCAAACCGGAAGCGCCGATTCTGTTTGATCGACCGGGCATAGTGGTGCTGGGCTGCAATATACACGACGGCATGGTGGGTTATATTGTTGTCAGCGAGGGCGCGGTGTGGGCGCAGACCGATGAGCAAGGCATCACCACACTGGAGCTGCCCGACGAGGCCACCGAAGTGCGAGTTTGGCATCCGCAACAGAAGGGCAATCTAGCGGCGCTCACCCCGATACTGGTTCCGGATTCACTGCCGGACGACCGGTTTCGTATGCCGTTAACGTTGCGGGCTTCCGAGACACCCGAATCGAAGCCCGATGCCGGTCACAGTTTCAAATATAACCGCTTCAAACGTTATGGCAGCTAA